From a single Oceanobacillus kimchii X50 genomic region:
- a CDS encoding PH domain-containing protein — protein MGLFDGIMGNASEVDNGKIEEEFQQVLAESENIERTYKLIRDLFIFTNKRLILVDKQGVTGKKMEIHSIPYKNIVHFSIETAGSFDLDAELKIWISGNSVPFQKQFNKSLNIYEVQTVLASYVLN, from the coding sequence ATGGGTCTTTTTGATGGTATTATGGGGAATGCATCCGAAGTAGATAACGGGAAGATTGAAGAAGAATTTCAGCAAGTTTTAGCGGAATCAGAAAATATTGAGAGAACGTACAAACTTATTCGAGATTTATTTATCTTTACGAACAAGCGATTAATTCTAGTAGATAAACAAGGTGTAACAGGTAAAAAGATGGAAATCCATTCGATACCTTACAAAAATATAGTTCACTTTAGTATTGAAACTGCTGGAAGTTTTGATTTAGATGCGGAGTTAAAAATCTGGATATCTGGTAATTCTGTGCCTTTCCAAAAGCAGTTTAACAAAAGCTTAAATATATATGAAGTTCAAACCGTATTGGCAAGCTACGTACTTAATTAA
- a CDS encoding 2-hydroxycarboxylate transporter family protein translates to MKDSTEMKTNTTKNNTVSLPQTGVKIFGLPVLWFLLFSAITIIAIYSGSLPAGMIGSLLVMIVIGELLGFVGDRTPIVRTFLGGGAIVAIFGSAFMVYSGILPEYVVTGVTDFMTTGGFLDFYIAALITGSILGMSSKLLVKVGVRFFVPIFGAIIGAIILAAIIGSIVGFTIQDAILVLTLPIMGGGMGAGAVPMSQIYSELLGNSPSYYISMLVPALALGNVFAIVLASVLNLIGKKYPSLTGNGQIIEGVTEEKKEQKYDIKLMGAGLLAAIAFFTIGSVLGDFLPIHAYAIMIILVALTKIANILPKTVLDGASQWYQFVASNWTLALLFGIGVAYTDLNTVIEALTLQYILTVFAVVLGAILGAGLLGKLVGFYPIEAAITGGLCMANMGGTGDVAVLSASKRMELMPFAQISSRLGGAIILLITGLIIQMFL, encoded by the coding sequence ATGAAAGATTCTACAGAAATGAAAACGAATACAACAAAAAATAATACAGTTTCCCTTCCACAAACCGGAGTGAAAATATTTGGATTGCCAGTGTTATGGTTTCTTCTATTTTCAGCAATAACGATTATCGCAATATATTCTGGTAGCCTTCCAGCTGGTATGATTGGTAGTTTACTTGTCATGATTGTAATTGGTGAACTATTAGGATTCGTCGGAGATAGAACGCCAATCGTACGTACCTTCCTTGGTGGGGGAGCAATTGTCGCGATATTCGGCTCTGCGTTTATGGTATATAGCGGTATATTGCCAGAGTATGTCGTTACAGGCGTTACTGATTTTATGACAACTGGCGGTTTTCTTGATTTTTATATTGCAGCACTTATTACCGGAAGTATTTTGGGAATGAGCTCTAAGCTATTAGTTAAAGTTGGTGTCCGTTTCTTTGTTCCTATCTTCGGAGCAATCATTGGTGCGATTATTTTAGCAGCTATTATTGGTAGCATTGTAGGATTCACGATTCAAGACGCAATACTTGTTTTAACGTTACCGATTATGGGTGGAGGCATGGGAGCAGGCGCTGTTCCGATGAGTCAAATCTATTCAGAACTATTAGGCAACAGTCCAAGTTACTATATCTCCATGTTAGTACCTGCACTAGCTCTAGGAAATGTATTTGCGATTGTTTTAGCTAGTGTACTAAATTTAATTGGAAAGAAATATCCTTCTTTAACAGGGAACGGGCAAATTATTGAAGGAGTAACGGAAGAGAAAAAGGAACAAAAATATGATATTAAATTAATGGGAGCAGGGTTGCTTGCAGCAATTGCTTTCTTTACAATTGGCTCTGTGTTAGGTGATTTCTTACCAATTCATGCGTATGCTATTATGATTATCTTAGTAGCTTTAACTAAAATTGCGAATATCTTACCAAAAACGGTTTTAGATGGTGCAAGTCAGTGGTATCAGTTTGTAGCTAGTAACTGGACATTAGCACTGTTATTCGGAATCGGGGTTGCGTACACTGATTTAAATACAGTAATCGAAGCATTGACACTTCAATATATTCTAACTGTATTTGCTGTCGTACTAGGAGCAATACTTGGTGCAGGTTTACTAGGTAAACTCGTAGGATTTTACCCAATTGAGGCAGCTATTACAGGTGGATTATGTATGGCCAACATGGGAGGTACGGGAGATGTAGCAGTATTATCTGCTTCCAAACGTATGGAATTAATGCCATTCGCTCAAATCTCCTCTCGCTTAGGTGGAGCAATTATACTGCTCATTACTGGCTTAATCATACAAATGTTCTTATAG
- a CDS encoding NAD(P)-dependent malic enzyme, protein MVNKNLKDEAIELHYKHKGKLEITGKMEINSEDDLSLVYTPGVADVCKQIADDPKKINTLTSRGNMVGIVTDGTAVLGLGNIGPKAAMPVMEGKALLFKKFANIDGFPICLDTTDVDEIVNIVKAMGPTFAGINLEDIAAPRCFEIEKRLKEELDIPVFHDDQHGTAIVVLAALTNALKVVNKQTRPIKIVINGAGAAGIAIAKLLYHAGLTNITLVSLEGVVAKGEEWLNPMQAEMAEVTNKDNVRGTLKDAITEADVFIGVSGPGALKKEHIQTMAKDPIIFALANPIPEIYPEEAIEAGAAVVATGRSDYPNQVNNLLAFPGIFRGAIDAGARDITTEMKVAAAYGIANVLNDQEVSKDKVIPNALDERAAERVAQAVMSSAIQQKKKQAL, encoded by the coding sequence GTGGTAAATAAAAATTTAAAAGATGAAGCAATTGAACTTCATTATAAACATAAAGGAAAGCTAGAAATCACAGGGAAAATGGAAATAAATAGTGAAGACGATTTAAGTCTTGTGTATACACCTGGGGTTGCGGATGTATGTAAACAGATTGCAGACGATCCGAAAAAAATCAATACACTTACATCTCGGGGAAACATGGTAGGGATTGTAACAGACGGTACAGCAGTACTTGGCCTAGGAAATATTGGACCAAAAGCAGCAATGCCTGTGATGGAAGGAAAAGCATTATTATTCAAGAAATTCGCTAACATTGATGGGTTTCCTATTTGTTTAGATACTACGGATGTAGATGAAATTGTAAATATTGTAAAAGCAATGGGACCAACTTTTGCTGGGATTAATCTTGAAGATATTGCAGCTCCTCGCTGCTTTGAAATTGAAAAACGTCTGAAAGAAGAATTAGATATTCCAGTATTCCACGATGATCAGCATGGAACTGCAATTGTTGTTCTAGCAGCATTAACGAATGCATTAAAAGTGGTAAACAAACAAACTCGTCCAATTAAAATTGTGATTAATGGTGCTGGTGCAGCAGGAATTGCCATAGCGAAGCTACTCTATCATGCCGGATTGACAAATATCACATTAGTAAGCTTAGAAGGCGTTGTAGCAAAAGGCGAAGAATGGTTGAATCCGATGCAAGCAGAAATGGCAGAAGTAACTAATAAAGATAATGTTCGCGGTACTTTAAAAGATGCGATTACAGAGGCGGATGTATTCATCGGTGTATCCGGTCCAGGAGCATTAAAGAAAGAACATATTCAAACAATGGCGAAGGATCCGATTATCTTTGCACTTGCGAATCCAATTCCAGAAATCTATCCAGAAGAGGCGATAGAAGCTGGTGCAGCAGTCGTGGCAACGGGGCGCTCTGATTATCCGAATCAAGTCAATAATTTACTTGCATTTCCAGGAATATTCCGAGGAGCAATTGATGCGGGAGCAAGGGACATTACTACCGAAATGAAGGTTGCTGCAGCTTATGGGATTGCGAATGTACTAAATGATCAGGAAGTTTCTAAAGATAAGGTAATCCCAAATGCCTTGGATGAGAGAGCGGCAGAACGTGTTGCGCAAGCTGTTATGTCGAGTGCTATTCAACAGAAAAAGAAACAAGCTCTGTAA
- a CDS encoding response regulator: protein MIRVLIVEDDPMVAEFNNRYIQLIDGFEVTAIATNTTEAKKILEQQTVELLLLDVYMPDENGLALLSYIRSKDVEVDVILITAASDKERIRQALRFGAVDYLIKPFEFERLEQSLLVYKEKQELLMDKEGMTQKELDKFMHVEEEASESEKMLPKGLTESTLQVIVSEIRRQHGAFFSTDELAEQTNISRVSIRKYLKFLVDIDWIEEKMTYGIGRPVYSYQYKRENDHHLHPYVSN, encoded by the coding sequence ATGATTCGGGTACTAATTGTGGAAGATGATCCAATGGTAGCGGAGTTTAATAATAGATATATTCAGCTGATCGATGGATTCGAAGTAACAGCAATAGCAACGAATACAACCGAAGCGAAGAAAATCTTGGAACAACAAACAGTTGAATTATTATTGCTGGATGTGTATATGCCAGATGAAAATGGATTAGCGCTACTTTCTTATATTCGAAGTAAGGATGTGGAAGTGGATGTGATATTAATAACTGCCGCATCAGATAAAGAACGTATACGGCAAGCCCTACGATTTGGTGCTGTAGATTATTTAATCAAACCATTTGAATTTGAACGATTAGAACAATCACTTCTTGTTTATAAAGAAAAACAAGAATTATTAATGGACAAAGAAGGTATGACTCAAAAGGAACTGGACAAGTTTATGCATGTGGAAGAAGAAGCGAGTGAATCAGAAAAAATGTTGCCAAAAGGTCTGACAGAGTCAACGTTACAAGTCATCGTATCCGAAATCAGGCGACAGCATGGCGCGTTTTTCTCTACAGATGAATTAGCAGAACAAACCAATATTTCCCGTGTATCTATACGTAAATATTTAAAGTTCTTAGTAGACATTGATTGGATCGAAGAGAAGATGACATATGGGATAGGACGACCAGTCTATTCGTATCAGTATAAAAGAGAAAATGACCATCACTTACATCCGTATGTAAGCAACTAA
- a CDS encoding sensor histidine kinase, which produces MGKKKTRLSVLITTLVCLVVIIVLITNDLLINYATGERLKENIEEKAVIISRTMAKSEWVINGLQNKDEEKHIQEYTNEISRSTDLTFIVVMDMNGIRKSHPNSELIGKPFVGGDEDTVLEQGIEHISISEGTLGDSLRAFSPIFNGDGEQIGAVSVGISLQEINDVIYNNHISNLISSIVGLIIGILGAWFIARYIKRILFGLEPFQIAKMLKERSATLESAREGIITIDTDHKITIVNKAAMKVFEKAGITESPVGKSVEQVLPHSHLEEILESKQPAMDVEQKINGVTILANRMPIVVNDEVVGAISTFRDLTELKQLAKQLSGVKLYAEALRAQSHEFMNKLHVINGMVTTKSYDELDDYIKQIVNQRNEELNHVVKNVKDSILAGFLLGKLSDARERDVNLQIDIAEEIPAVPDNQVVHKLITVIGNLIDNAIDAIISKENRTIDMYVSYKNDWLYIGIQDYGVGIDENTQQQMFQKGYSTKGNNRGYGLYLVKQSVEALGGSLRFETLEAGTIFEVEVPYKIRRDIR; this is translated from the coding sequence ATGGGTAAGAAAAAAACACGCCTTAGCGTATTGATAACAACGCTTGTTTGTTTAGTTGTTATTATTGTTCTCATTACCAATGATCTGTTAATTAATTATGCAACGGGTGAACGGCTTAAAGAAAATATTGAAGAGAAAGCAGTGATTATTTCTCGAACAATGGCCAAGTCCGAATGGGTAATTAATGGACTACAGAATAAAGATGAGGAAAAACATATACAAGAATATACGAATGAAATAAGTCGCTCCACGGATTTAACATTTATTGTAGTAATGGATATGAATGGTATACGTAAGTCACATCCGAACTCGGAGTTAATTGGAAAACCCTTTGTAGGAGGAGATGAAGATACAGTATTAGAACAAGGTATCGAGCATATTTCCATATCGGAGGGAACGCTTGGGGACTCATTACGCGCTTTTTCGCCGATATTTAATGGAGACGGCGAACAAATTGGCGCAGTATCGGTGGGGATATCATTACAAGAAATAAATGATGTCATCTATAACAACCATATCAGCAATCTAATTAGTTCGATTGTTGGTTTAATTATTGGAATCTTGGGAGCTTGGTTTATTGCTCGTTATATTAAGCGGATATTATTTGGACTAGAGCCGTTTCAGATTGCTAAGATGTTAAAAGAAAGAAGTGCTACGTTAGAGTCTGCTAGAGAAGGTATTATTACCATCGATACAGACCATAAAATAACGATAGTAAATAAAGCAGCGATGAAAGTTTTTGAAAAAGCAGGAATTACTGAATCTCCTGTTGGGAAAAGCGTAGAACAAGTTCTTCCTCACTCCCATTTAGAAGAAATTTTAGAAAGTAAACAACCTGCGATGGATGTTGAACAGAAAATAAATGGAGTGACGATTTTGGCAAATCGTATGCCAATCGTAGTGAATGACGAAGTGGTAGGTGCTATTTCTACTTTTAGAGATTTAACGGAACTAAAACAATTAGCCAAACAATTATCAGGTGTTAAGCTGTATGCAGAAGCATTACGTGCACAGTCTCATGAATTTATGAACAAATTACATGTGATTAATGGCATGGTAACGACAAAAAGTTACGATGAGTTAGATGACTATATTAAACAAATTGTTAATCAGCGTAATGAAGAACTCAATCACGTCGTTAAGAATGTAAAAGACTCGATTTTGGCTGGATTTCTTCTAGGCAAACTAAGCGATGCAAGGGAAAGAGATGTTAATCTTCAAATAGATATTGCAGAAGAAATACCTGCCGTTCCCGATAATCAAGTTGTTCATAAATTAATTACTGTTATCGGCAATTTAATAGATAATGCAATCGATGCAATAATATCCAAAGAAAACCGAACAATTGATATGTATGTAAGCTATAAAAACGATTGGCTCTATATTGGAATTCAAGATTATGGTGTTGGTATAGATGAAAATACACAACAGCAGATGTTTCAAAAAGGATATTCCACAAAAGGAAATAATCGTGGGTATGGTTTGTATTTAGTAAAACAGAGCGTAGAAGCTTTGGGTGGATCCCTGCGTTTTGAAACGCTTGAAGCTGGAACTATTTTTGAAGTTGAAGTTCCTTATAAGATAAGGAGAGATATACGATGA